The segment ACTATGGGGCCGACGTTTGTTGTTCCGGGGTTGCGGCTGAGGAAGATCGCTGGACCAATACATCCCCGGTCGGGAGCTTTGGCGCGAACGGATTCGGGCTCCACGACATGGCCGGAAACGTCGGCGAATGGGTCGCCGATTGGTACGGGGACTACAGTCGGGTAGCGGAAGCGGACCCGAAGGGCCCCGCTGCGGGTACGGTGCGAGTCCTGCGAGGTGGCTCCTGGACCGATACGCCTGTGGGCCTGCGGCTCACTCAGCGAAACTGGAATGAACCAGGCAGTCGATATCTCAACAACGGCTTTCGCTGCGCTCGGGGAGAGGCCCCGTGATGACTCTTGGCGCGAGGCAAGGTTGGATGGCGATCGGCATCGTCCTGGCGTTCGCGCCTTGTCCTGCAGGCGCTCAGACGGTGACGTCGATCGCCGGCTCGACGGTGACGATCTCCGCTGGCACGAAGCAGGGGGTCGCGAAGGGGATGACCGGCAAGTTGTGCGTGGACGAGATGGTCTCTGGCCAGAAGATGCCGGTGTGCGCGGCGACATTCGAGGTGGTCTCGGTAGCCGAGGGGAGCGCCACGGCGCGGATCACCGGGGGAGAAACTGCGGCGGTGACGGTTGGCCATCGAGTGACCTTAGAGCAGCCCCTAGATCCGGCAGCCGCGACCGCGGCGCCGGCCGCGAGGTTTGCCGCCGCGCCGGTGCCTTCGAAAGCCGCAACTGCGGAGGAGCTTCTCGCTGCGGGCAATCGCCTCTACGACGGGAAGGACTGGTCTGGCGCCGCGACGAGGTTTCGCGAGCTCGAGCGTCGCTTTCCGCAACATGCGGAGGCCGGCTACGCTGCGAAGCTCGCAGCGACCTGCGAGGAACGCGCCGCGGTAGTGCGCGCGGAAACGGAACAGGCAGCGCGCTCCGCGATCGCCAGCGCGGGCGCGGCGGAGATCGTCGCCAAAGCGCGCCGTCTCCTCGACGCCGGCCTCTGGGCGGAGGCGAAGTCCGAAGCTGAACGGGCCCTCGCCCTCGATCCTGCGAGCCGCGAGGCGACGGTACTGCGAGCCGAGGCGGAAAGTCACCTCGGCCCGCCGAAAGAGATTCAGGATAGGAGGACTGGCATTCGCTGGAAGCTGATTCCAGCGGGAGCGTTCACGATTGGCTGTACAGCGGGAGACCCGGACTGCTACCCGGACGAGATCCCTGCGCACGCAGTGACAATCTCTCGGCCCTATTACCTGGCGGCAAGTGAAACGACGGTTGGCCAGTACCGCCGTTTCGCGAACTCGGTGAGTGGGGTCACACCCACCCCGCCTGGGTTTTCTCAAGGCGAGGATCACCCTGTGGTGAAAGTGACGTGGGGCGACGCCGAGGCATTCTGCGGCTGGGCAGGGGGCCGCCTACCGACGGAGGCGGAGTGGGAATACGCGGCGCGCGCCGGCCGTTCGGACGGACGCTACCCGTGGGGGAATCAGATATCGCACGAGAGTGCCAACTACGCTGGCACCGAAGGGCGAGACTCCTGGGCATACACCTCACCGGTGCAAGGCTTCGCTCCGAACGGCTACGGGCTCCACGATATGGCGGGGAATGCCTGGGAGTGGGTGCAGGACGGGTACGGCAGCTACTGGAGCGGCGCAGCAACGGATCCGACAGGGCCTTCTTCCTCCTCCAAGCGTGTCTTGCGGGGCGGCTCCTGGAGCCATCAATCGAGGTGGTTGCGCGTCTCGAACCGCCACAGCTACTTGTCGGGCGATCGAAACGACAACATCGGGTTTCGATGTGCGAAGACTGAAATTCCTTGAACCTATGGACTCTTGAACGACTTGGAGGAATTGAATGAAGCGTAAGGCTGTGGAGGCGAAACACATTTGGATTGGACTCGGGTTCTCTGGATAGTGATTGGGCTAGCCTGGTTGCTGATCCCACGGGCGGGCGCGGCGCAAAGCGTGACTTCGATCTCGGGTTCGACGGTGACGATCTCCGCCGGCGCGAAGGCGGGTGTCGCGAAGGGGATGAGCGGCAATTCGTGCGTAGACGAGACGGTCTCCGGCCAGATGATGCCGGTCTGTGCGGCGACGTTTGAAGTGGTCTCTGTGGCGGAGGGGAGCTCCACGGCGCGACTCGACCTGCAGATCGAGGTCAGAACCGCGAAGTCCTGCTGTGCTCCGGTGATAGAGAAGGTAACTGTCCAGTGATCAGGCGGCGATCCCCCAGAGGAAGGAGAAGTAGAGTGGTCCAGCCGAGTTGGATGCTGACTGGCAAGAGCCTCGGCGCGATCTTGCTTGGAGTCCTCGTCGGAAGTAGCAGCTTCGGCCCCCAGTCTGCCTCTGCGCAGACGGTGACATCGATTTCGGATTCCACGGCGAGGATCTCGGCAGGGTCCAGGCAGGGCGTTGCTAAAGGTATGACCGGCAAGCTCTGCGTAGACGAAGTGGTTTCGGGCCAGAGTTTGGAAGTGTGCGCAGCGACCTTCGAGGTGGTTTCGGTTGCCGATGTGAGCGCGACGGCGAAAATCACTGGCGGTGAGGCGCGGGCGGTTACGGTGGGTCACCTCGCCAGATTCGCTCAGCCGTTGAAGCCGGTGGAATCGGCGAGAGCGCCGGTCGCGAAGCTAGCCGCTGACTTGCCGTTAGCACCTCCAAAGAGTCCCGCCGCGGAGGAACTCCTCGCCCGTGGCAATCGGCTCTTCGACGTGAAGGATTGGAAAGGCGCGGCAATCGCTTTCGGCGACTTCGTTGCGCAATTTCCGGGCCACGTCGACGTCGACTATGCTCGCAAGCTCCTTTCAGCTTGCGCGGAGCGCGAATTGGCCACTGCCGGCGAGGTCGCCGAAGCCAAACGGAAAGCAGCGGATGCCGCAAAGGCGGCCGACCTCATCGCTCGCGCGGAACGGCTGCTGGTTGCGGAAAAATGGGCGGAAACCAAAGCGCTCGCGGAGGAAGCAATTGCTCTTGACCCTTCCCAAGAAAGGGCCCGCTCGTTGATGGCACTCGCCGAGCGGCAGCTCTCTGTTCCAGAGCGCACTGCGCCGGAGGTGGCGGTGCAACTGGTGATTTCCGCAGAAATGAGGAAGGCTGGCATGCCGAACCCGGATTCTCACTGGAAGTGTGCAGTCTTCGACGGCGCCGGAAACAACCTCTGCGAGACCGATGACCTCTACCTGAGCGGCGAGGACCGCGTCCACGCCAGTGGTACCTGTCCGATTGCTGCAAGGCGTATCGATTCACATCTCCTATGTGTGCAGTTTCAACCTGGCTACGGGCAGGTAGCGGCATCGAGGAGTTTTCCATTGGTTCTCGAAGGTAACCGATTCCCTCGAGTAGAGGTCAACGTGAAGTTCAGGACCGCGAAGTTCATGGGTAGCCCGGTCATTGAATCGGTGGCCATCGAGTAGTGGCGGCCGGGCTTGAGAGGGACAGGGTCAAACGGTGTTGTGCGGGGAATTGATGGACTAGGCGCTTGCGATAACGCACGAGTCGCGCCTGACCGACATTGAGCCGGAGTATGAAACCAGCGGGGGCGTTTGTTGGAGGAGTCACGGTGGATCCCAAGTCGCCGGAGTCAGACCGTGCTCTCGCTTGCACTCGCGATAGTGGGCGGACACTTCGATCACGGCCCGCCGTGGCGCATACTGTAATTTCGATTTCGGGCTCGACAATGACAACCTCCGCGGGAGCGAAGCAGAGTGTGGCGTAGGGGATGACCGGGAAGTTGTGCGTGGACGGGGTGGTATCCGGCAAGAGCATGCCGGTCTGTGCAGCGACAACGGAAGCGTTTGCGCCTCTATGCGGACGGCTCGTTTTCGCGAGAAGTTGGGGCAGGTGCATCCTCGCTTTCGTGGGAGGTAGGTCGCTGGATCTCGACGCACGAAGCTCATGCCACTCCCTCCGGTCAAGTCGTTCTGAACTACGTACAGCTCGCAGACGCGGAGGGATGGAACGCGATGGACTCACCTCGATTTGAGATCAAGGGCAAGGCTGCGGAGCTCTTCTACTTCCTCGACGGTGAGGGGCCGGAGGCACTCGTCAGGTTCCAGCGACTGGGAGAAGCGCCGGGGGCGCCGCCGAACTGAACCCGGGAGAGAACCCGAAGGTTTGACGCTTAACCCATGAAGGCTGGCAAAGGAGACAGATTGTGAAGCTTTCGATCGACGAATCGCCCCGACCGATGCGCCGCCAGCTCTGCGCTCTGCTGGCCGGCCTCGCCGTCCATTTCGCGCCTACACTGGTGTCAGCGCAGAGCGTGACCGCCATCTCGGGTTCGACGGTGACGCTCTCCGCCGGCGCGAAGCAGGGTGTCGCAAAGGGGATGACCGGGGTTCTCTACGTCGTCGACGACGTGGCCGGTCAGAAGATGGAGGTCAAGGCAGCGCGTTTCGAAGTGACGGCCGTCGCGGACGGGAGCACCGCGGCGCGGATCACGGCTGGCGACGCGGGCGCGGTCTCCGTTGGGCATCGGGCGCGGTTCGACCAGCCGCTCCAGCCGCCGGCGGCGACGACGGCCGCTCCGGCTGCGAAGCCCGCCCCGCCCGCGCAGGCGCGCGCCGCGACCGCAGAAGAACTCCTTGCAGCCGGCAATCGCCTCTACGACGCGCAGGACTGCGCGGGAGCCGCGGCGAAGTTCCGCGAGCTCGAGAATCGCTTCCCGCAGCATTCCGAGGCCGGCTATGCTGCGAAACTCGCCGCGACCTGCGAACAGCGTGCTGCCGCCGCCCACGCCGAAACAGAGAGAGCCGTCCGCGCCGCCACCGCCAGCGCCGGCGCGGACGAGATCGCAAATAGGTCGCGCCTCCTCCTCGGAGCCGGCCAGCTGGACGAAGCGGGAAGCGAGGCGAGACGCGCGCTCGACCTGGATCCCAAGAATGAAGTTGCAGTGGCTGTTCAACGTGAACTGAAGCAGTTCGAGTTTGGATATGTGGTTGTTTGTCAACCTCCGCTAGGGGTGACCACCAGCTGCGAGGCGTACGTAGATGGCGAGAGGATAGCTAATTTTGGGGGCAATAATTACGGAACTCATGTGACGTCGAAACAGTGTCACTGGTCAAAGGTGAAGCCCGGGCAGCATGACGTGGTGTTGCGCTGTGAGGACAAGAACTTCTTCGGCAAGCCGGAGTCGAACCTGCACGCAATCGTAACCAACGGGGGCTCGGTAGTTGTAGATTTCGGAGTCTGGGCTGACTTCAAACTCAAGATGCGGGCATGGATGGTTGAAGAGCGCGATTTCAAGGAATTTCTTCGTGGCGTGGAGGGCCTTCCTGGCGATGTTCTCAGAGGAATTGCCACTTCCAGCCAATGACGCGGCGAATTGTGGCAAGTGCCGTACTTCGGCTACGACCGGCACCGGATTAGAGCGCTTCGGTGGGGGTCTTGCGCTCCTCGAGGGGGACCTGGATGGGGCGGAGGGGCGGCGCTGGGGAGCAGGAGATTGAGCGGACGTCCGTAAATGATGATGGCGTGCCAAGAGGTCCGGGTGCCTCTCTCGAGCTAGGCGACAAGGGGGAAAGCACCTATGGAATGCGCGCGGACGTCTCTACCTTCCTGGAGTGTCCGCGCCCGAGCCTCTCTCTCGCGAAGACTCTCGTTGCGCCGTCGGCTCGGGGCTGCCATTTCTTTGTGTTCATTGCGGCCCCTTTTGTGAGGCGAGTGCGCGAGAGAACGATCGCGCGATGCGCGGGCGCTCCGCGGCCGAGTTGACCGAGTTCGCATCGAGGGCGACAAGCGTCAGGTGGTGAAGCGGCCTGTCGACCCATGCATCGCGCACGCCCTGGACGGTGCCTCGCTTCGCCTGCGGGAATCTGCACTGGGGGCGCCCGCCGACGGCGCTCTAGACGATCGGCCCGGAGGTCCGAGGTCCTAGTGTGCAGCAATGCGCGGAAGGCCGGACGATTCCAACCGCGCATTATGGGGCGGCTCCTGCCTGGGGCAACGACCCGAAGAGGTCGCGCGTCTCGAAGCGCAAAAACTATTCGCCACGCAACCGCGACGACAAGGACGGGCTAGGTTGTGCACGCACGAGCAATCCGGATCGATTCGGATCTGGCGGCCGGAACCGAGTCCCCCATGGCCGCTTCGAGACCACCTCCTTCCCGTTCTGCTCGTTGCGTGACGGCACCATTCTCGGTCGCTTGTGCTGGGCTGAATCAGTGCGCGGCTGCTGACTCTTCGACGACTCTGACAGGAACGAAGCTGGTCATGTCGGGGGTGTAGAGGCGCTCTTCTAGGGTGAGTTGGGTGGGGCGGGAGGGGAGGCGTTGGAGGGGGAGGAGGTTCAGGGGGCTTCCCTGGAGGATCAGGGCGCGCCAGGAGGTGCGGGTGCCGCTTTCGAGGGTGGCGGTAAAGGAGACGTAGCCCTTCCCTGGCGGCAGTCCTTCCGGGCGGATGGCGGCGCGGACGAGGAACTGATTGCCTTCGGGCTCCACCTTGAAGGTGACGTGGAGCGTACCCATGGCTTCGACGGACTTTGCCCGCGCACCGAAGATGTCGACTTCGGGGACCAGCGAGAGGGCGATAGGAGCGCTCGCCGAACCGGTGCGGATGAGCCAGGGCTGCTGCACTCTCCCGGCGGTCCGGCCCCATTCGAAAAGCCGGCGCTCGGTGTAGAGCGCCGCCTCGTCGAGAGAGATCCGGCCGTCGTGGTCACGGTCGACTCCGGCGGCGCCACCGAGCGCTTCGATCAGGTAGTGGGTGAACAC is part of the Thermoanaerobaculia bacterium genome and harbors:
- a CDS encoding SUMF1/EgtB/PvdO family nonheme iron enzyme, which codes for MAIGIVLAFAPCPAGAQTVTSIAGSTVTISAGTKQGVAKGMTGKLCVDEMVSGQKMPVCAATFEVVSVAEGSATARITGGETAAVTVGHRVTLEQPLDPAAATAAPAARFAAAPVPSKAATAEELLAAGNRLYDGKDWSGAATRFRELERRFPQHAEAGYAAKLAATCEERAAVVRAETEQAARSAIASAGAAEIVAKARRLLDAGLWAEAKSEAERALALDPASREATVLRAEAESHLGPPKEIQDRRTGIRWKLIPAGAFTIGCTAGDPDCYPDEIPAHAVTISRPYYLAASETTVGQYRRFANSVSGVTPTPPGFSQGEDHPVVKVTWGDAEAFCGWAGGRLPTEAEWEYAARAGRSDGRYPWGNQISHESANYAGTEGRDSWAYTSPVQGFAPNGYGLHDMAGNAWEWVQDGYGSYWSGAATDPTGPSSSSKRVLRGGSWSHQSRWLRVSNRHSYLSGDRNDNIGFRCAKTEIP